Proteins from a single region of Candidatus Zixiibacteriota bacterium:
- a CDS encoding metal-dependent transcriptional regulator gives MKLTLKEEDYLETIYLLLHRGELVGISDIARARGVTLPTVFSAVSRLKDNGLVAQSHYGKVTLTAEGEKAAAEVFEIHRILKMFFIQVLQLPEELAEQNACRIEHGISREAIKQLEGFVDLVRSCSGKGEGCLLRGQLTDKPEL, from the coding sequence ATGAAACTGACTCTAAAAGAAGAAGATTATCTGGAGACAATCTATCTCCTGTTGCATCGGGGCGAGTTGGTAGGAATTTCGGACATTGCTCGGGCACGCGGAGTCACCCTGCCGACCGTTTTTTCTGCTGTTAGTCGCTTAAAAGATAACGGCTTAGTTGCCCAGTCACATTATGGGAAAGTCACTCTTACCGCTGAAGGGGAGAAAGCGGCCGCCGAAGTCTTTGAAATTCATCGGATTCTAAAAATGTTCTTTATCCAGGTGCTGCAGCTTCCGGAGGAGCTGGCTGAACAGAATGCCTGTCGAATTGAGCACGGGATCAGCCGCGAGGCTATCAAACAGCTGGAGGGTTTCGTTGACCTTGTCCGCAGTTGCTCCGGAAAAGGGGAAGGTTGCCTGCTTCGGGGACAGCTCACCGATAAGCCTGAGTTATGA
- a CDS encoding FeoA family protein codes for MSLDQLKPGETGIVISVAGAGAVKRRLLDMGIHKGQTIKMIKAAPLRDPLQISLAGGHFSIRRSEASLIQIEIESDRFRE; via the coding sequence ATGAGCCTTGATCAATTGAAACCGGGAGAAACGGGAATAGTGATTTCTGTAGCCGGAGCCGGTGCGGTTAAGCGACGTCTTCTGGATATGGGGATTCACAAAGGGCAAACAATTAAGATGATCAAAGCTGCCCCCCTCAGAGATCCCTTGCAGATATCGCTGGCAGGCGGACATTTTTCTATTCGGCGGAGCGAGGCTTCCCTGATACAGATCGAAATCGAGTCGGACAGATTCCGTGAATGA